In the Alkaliphilus oremlandii OhILAs genome, one interval contains:
- a CDS encoding Crp/Fnr family transcriptional regulator: MLKKEEILMLRKIPVFGELSDEDLEKINSITIEKNLRKGTIIFMEGDKGEAFYFIKSGKIKIYKTTPDGRELIFAILSHGDVFAEVALFNDVAYPAGAEVLEDACIGTIRNEDLEELIRKNAEIALHIIKEFSKKLYNSQQKVKELALGDTYARTAQTILKLAKSNGKETSEGIEIHLDISRQELANLIGTARETVSRALSQFKKEGSIHIDKKKIIIKDLNKLSEWAK; the protein is encoded by the coding sequence ATGTTGAAAAAGGAAGAGATTCTTATGTTGAGGAAAATCCCTGTTTTTGGAGAATTAAGCGATGAAGATTTAGAGAAAATCAATAGTATTACAATAGAGAAAAATTTGCGAAAAGGTACTATTATATTTATGGAAGGGGATAAGGGAGAGGCATTTTACTTTATAAAATCAGGCAAAATAAAGATATATAAAACGACGCCGGATGGAAGGGAACTTATTTTTGCGATTCTTTCCCACGGTGATGTTTTTGCAGAGGTCGCCTTATTTAATGATGTTGCTTATCCTGCTGGCGCTGAAGTTTTAGAAGATGCGTGTATTGGAACGATTCGGAATGAAGATTTAGAGGAACTGATTCGAAAAAATGCAGAGATTGCATTGCATATCATAAAGGAATTCAGCAAAAAGCTTTATAACTCTCAACAAAAGGTGAAGGAGCTGGCCTTAGGAGATACCTATGCACGAACAGCCCAAACCATTTTAAAGCTGGCTAAAAGTAATGGGAAAGAAACATCGGAAGGAATTGAGATTCATTTGGACATTTCTCGGCAGGAGTTGGCAAATTTAATTGGTACAGCTAGGGAAACTGTCAGCAGAGCCTTAAGTCAATTTAAAAAAGAAGGTTCCATCCATATTGACAAGAAGAAGATCATCATCAAAGATTTGAATAAATTAAGTGAATGGGCGAAGTAA